One window of Nocardioides dongkuii genomic DNA carries:
- the aroC gene encoding chorismate synthase codes for MLRWLTAGESHGPSLVAILEGLPAHVALTSEDVRDSLARRRLGHGRGARMKFEQDEVTIVGGVRHGRTQGGPVAIQVGNTEWPKWEQVMSADPVDPVELEAMARNAPLTRPRPGHADLAGMQKYDFDDARPVLERASARETAARVALGRVASNFLEQSVGARIVSHVIELGGVRAPDGLWPEPDDVARLDEDPVRCLDPETSAGMVAAIDQAHKDGDTLGGVVEVVVHGLPPGLGSYVHWDRRLDSRLAGALMGIQAIKGVEVGDGFALAATPGSLAHDEIVPTADGIRRTSGRSGGTEGGMTTGEVLRVRAAMKPIATVPRALRTVDLATGEASVAHHQRSDVCAVPAAGIVAEAMVALVLADAVTEKFGGDSVQETRRNAESYLDTLRYR; via the coding sequence ATGCTGCGTTGGCTCACTGCGGGCGAGTCCCACGGCCCGTCCCTGGTCGCCATCCTCGAGGGTCTGCCCGCGCACGTCGCGCTGACCAGCGAGGACGTCCGCGACTCGCTCGCCCGGCGCCGGCTCGGCCACGGCCGCGGCGCCCGGATGAAGTTCGAGCAGGACGAGGTCACCATCGTCGGCGGGGTCCGCCACGGCCGGACCCAGGGCGGCCCGGTGGCGATCCAGGTCGGCAACACCGAGTGGCCCAAGTGGGAGCAGGTGATGTCCGCCGACCCGGTCGACCCCGTCGAGCTGGAGGCGATGGCGCGCAACGCGCCGCTCACCCGTCCCCGCCCGGGCCACGCCGACCTCGCCGGCATGCAGAAGTACGACTTCGACGACGCCCGCCCGGTGCTCGAGCGCGCCTCCGCCCGCGAGACCGCCGCCCGGGTCGCGCTCGGCCGGGTGGCGAGCAACTTCCTCGAGCAGTCCGTCGGCGCCCGCATCGTCTCCCACGTCATCGAGCTCGGCGGCGTGCGCGCCCCCGACGGGCTGTGGCCCGAGCCCGACGACGTGGCCCGGCTCGACGAGGACCCGGTCCGCTGCCTGGACCCCGAGACCTCCGCGGGGATGGTCGCGGCGATCGACCAGGCCCACAAGGACGGCGACACCCTCGGCGGCGTCGTCGAGGTCGTCGTCCACGGCCTGCCGCCGGGGCTCGGCTCCTACGTGCACTGGGACCGCCGGCTCGACTCGCGCCTCGCGGGCGCGCTGATGGGCATCCAGGCGATCAAGGGCGTCGAGGTCGGCGACGGGTTCGCGCTCGCCGCGACCCCCGGCTCGCTGGCCCACGACGAGATCGTGCCGACCGCCGACGGCATCCGCCGCACCAGCGGCCGCTCCGGCGGCACCGAGGGCGGGATGACCACCGGCGAGGTGCTCCGGGTCCGGGCCGCGATGAAGCCGATCGCGACCGTCCCGCGGGCCCTGCGCACCGTCGACCTCGCCACCGGCGAGGCGTCCGTGGCCCACCACCAGCGCTCCGACGTCTGCGCCGTCCCCGCCGCCGGCATCGTCGCCGAGGCGATGGTCGCGCTGGTGCTGGCCGACGCGGTCACCGAGAAGTTCGGCGGCGACTCGGTGCAGGAGACCCGGCGCAACGCCGAGTCCTACCTCGACACCCTGCGCTACCGATGA
- a CDS encoding shikimate dehydrogenase, giving the protein MRCAVLGDPVAHSLSPVLHRAGYDAAGLPDWSYDAVRVPAGGLRAFVEGLDGSWRGLSVTAPLKHEVVEVATEITDRARLVGAANTLVLGEGGPLADNTDLPGAVAAVRERYDGPVTAATVLGAGATAASTGLAMVELGARTVVLLARSPERAARVAAVVAAHPARPRVEVGSMADDAVRGDVVVSTVPAAAQNPDLVARCGAAAVVFEVLYDPWPTPLAAAAGDRPLVGGLDLLLHQAALQFALFTGVPAPLDAMRAAGERALAERAAG; this is encoded by the coding sequence GTGAGGTGCGCCGTCCTGGGTGACCCGGTCGCCCACTCGCTCTCGCCGGTGCTGCACCGCGCGGGGTACGACGCCGCGGGCCTGCCCGACTGGTCCTACGACGCGGTCCGGGTGCCGGCCGGCGGGCTGCGCGCCTTCGTCGAGGGGCTCGACGGGTCCTGGCGCGGGCTCTCGGTCACCGCCCCGCTCAAGCACGAGGTGGTCGAGGTGGCCACCGAGATCACCGACCGGGCCCGGCTGGTCGGCGCCGCCAACACCCTGGTGCTGGGGGAGGGCGGGCCGCTCGCCGACAACACCGACCTGCCCGGCGCGGTCGCCGCGGTCCGCGAGCGGTACGACGGGCCGGTCACCGCCGCGACCGTGCTCGGCGCGGGCGCCACCGCGGCCTCGACCGGGCTGGCGATGGTCGAGCTCGGCGCGCGCACCGTCGTCCTGCTGGCCCGGTCGCCCGAGCGCGCCGCGCGGGTCGCCGCCGTCGTCGCCGCGCACCCCGCGCGGCCGCGGGTCGAGGTCGGCTCGATGGCCGACGACGCGGTGCGGGGCGACGTGGTGGTCTCGACCGTCCCGGCCGCCGCCCAGAACCCCGACCTGGTCGCCCGCTGCGGAGCCGCCGCGGTCGTGTTCGAGGTGCTCTACGACCCGTGGCCCACGCCGCTGGCGGCGGCCGCGGGCGACCGGCCGCTCGTCGGGGGCCTGGACCTGCTGCTGCACCAGGCCGCGCTCCAGTTCGCGCTCTTCACCGGGGTGCCGGCGCCCCTGGACGCGATGCGGGCCGCCGGGGAGCGCGCGCTCGCGGAGCGCGCTGCCGGGTGA
- the alaS gene encoding alanine--tRNA ligase produces MDTAEIRRRFVAHFERAGHTPVPSASLLLDDPNLLFVNAGMVPFKPYFLGQETPPYARATSVQKCVRTPDIEDVGKTTRHGTFFEMCGNFSFGDYFKEGAIELAWELCTKPLADGGWGLDPARLYPSVYDQDAEAVALWKKVTGLPDERILRLGKRENYWSMGVPGPGGPCSELLYDRGPEFGPDFDPAALGPDMPVELEDRLLEIWNLVFMQDELSAVRSKSDFDIAGSLPKRNIDTGMGLERVAFLLQGKQNMYEIDVMFPVIEKAMALTGKRYGAGGAQGHEDDVRFRVVADHVRSSMMLIGDGVTPGNEARGYVLRRLLRRAVRSMRLLGYEDPALPELLPISRDKMGETYTELHRDWDRISRVAYAEEEAFRKTLQAGTQIFDLAATEVKRSGADRLSGEKAFALHDTYGFPIDLTLEMASEAGLSVDEPGFRALMAEQRERAKADARAKKGQHADTTVYRGILDAHGPTDWLAYETLETESRALAVLQAGAPVGSLAEGEVGELVLDRTPFYAESGGQAADAGIIELDGGRLEVLDVQRPVRGLVVHQVRVLEGELDTGSALHAKVDPEWRTGARQAHSGTHVVHAALREVLGPSALQSGSYNRPGYLRLDFGWTTGLSADQVRDIELVSNQALRADLPVSWQYMTLPEAKEWGAIALFGETYDDTKVRVVEIGGPWSRELCGGTHVDHSSQIGTIVVTGEASVGSGNRRIEAFTGVEGFAYLARERDVVDQLTSLLKTRPDDLVGRVGDLVERLRAAEKEVERARLGQLLAGGAQLAAGAAVIGGVHVVAHRVDGASGGDVRTLAMDVRGRLPDGAPGVVVVIGAADGKVSVVAATTEAARDLGLSANDLVRAVGPLVGGKGGGKADVAQGGGTDASRIDEALALVHTEVARATGGS; encoded by the coding sequence ATGGACACCGCGGAGATCCGACGGAGGTTCGTCGCGCACTTCGAGCGCGCCGGCCACACCCCCGTGCCGTCCGCGTCGCTGCTGCTCGACGACCCCAACCTGCTGTTCGTCAACGCGGGCATGGTGCCGTTCAAGCCGTACTTCCTCGGCCAGGAGACCCCGCCGTACGCCCGCGCGACGAGCGTGCAGAAGTGCGTGCGGACCCCCGACATCGAGGACGTCGGCAAGACCACGCGGCACGGCACGTTCTTCGAGATGTGCGGCAACTTCTCCTTCGGCGACTACTTCAAGGAAGGCGCCATCGAGCTCGCCTGGGAGCTGTGCACCAAGCCCCTGGCCGACGGCGGGTGGGGCCTGGACCCCGCGCGCCTCTACCCGAGCGTCTACGACCAGGACGCCGAGGCGGTCGCGCTCTGGAAGAAGGTCACCGGCCTGCCCGACGAGCGGATCCTGCGCCTGGGCAAGCGCGAGAACTACTGGTCGATGGGCGTGCCCGGACCGGGCGGCCCGTGCTCGGAGCTGCTCTACGACCGCGGCCCCGAGTTCGGCCCCGACTTCGACCCCGCCGCGCTCGGCCCGGACATGCCGGTCGAGCTCGAGGACCGGCTGCTGGAGATCTGGAACCTCGTCTTCATGCAGGACGAGCTCAGCGCCGTGCGCAGCAAGAGCGACTTCGACATCGCCGGCTCGCTGCCCAAGCGCAACATCGACACCGGCATGGGCCTGGAGCGGGTGGCGTTCCTGCTGCAGGGCAAGCAGAACATGTACGAGATCGACGTGATGTTCCCCGTCATCGAGAAGGCCATGGCCCTCACCGGCAAGCGGTACGGCGCGGGCGGCGCCCAGGGCCACGAGGACGACGTCCGGTTCCGCGTGGTCGCCGACCACGTGCGCAGCTCGATGATGCTGATCGGCGACGGCGTCACCCCCGGCAACGAGGCCCGCGGCTACGTGCTGCGCCGGCTGCTGCGGCGCGCCGTCCGCTCGATGCGGCTGCTCGGCTACGAGGACCCGGCGCTGCCGGAGCTGCTGCCGATCTCGCGCGACAAGATGGGGGAGACCTACACCGAGCTGCACCGCGACTGGGACCGCATCTCCCGCGTCGCGTACGCCGAGGAGGAGGCGTTCCGCAAGACGCTCCAGGCCGGCACCCAGATCTTCGACCTGGCCGCCACGGAGGTGAAGCGGTCGGGCGCCGACCGGCTCTCCGGGGAGAAGGCGTTCGCGCTCCACGACACCTACGGCTTCCCGATCGACCTCACGCTCGAGATGGCCTCCGAGGCCGGGCTGAGCGTCGACGAGCCGGGCTTCCGGGCCCTGATGGCCGAGCAGCGCGAGCGGGCCAAGGCCGACGCCCGCGCGAAGAAGGGCCAGCACGCCGACACCACGGTCTACCGCGGCATCCTCGACGCCCACGGGCCCACCGACTGGCTGGCCTACGAGACCCTCGAGACCGAGTCGCGGGCGCTGGCGGTGCTGCAGGCGGGCGCGCCGGTCGGCTCGCTCGCCGAGGGCGAGGTCGGCGAGCTGGTGCTCGACCGCACCCCGTTCTACGCCGAGTCCGGCGGCCAGGCCGCCGACGCCGGCATCATCGAGCTCGACGGCGGCCGGCTCGAGGTGCTCGACGTGCAGCGCCCGGTGCGCGGCCTGGTCGTCCACCAGGTGCGGGTGCTCGAGGGCGAGCTCGACACGGGCTCCGCGCTGCACGCGAAGGTCGACCCCGAGTGGCGCACCGGCGCCCGCCAGGCGCACTCCGGCACCCACGTCGTGCACGCCGCGCTGCGCGAGGTGCTCGGCCCCTCGGCCCTGCAGTCCGGTTCCTACAACCGGCCGGGCTACCTGCGCCTCGACTTCGGGTGGACCACCGGCCTGTCCGCCGACCAAGTTCGCGACATCGAGCTGGTCTCCAACCAGGCCCTGCGCGCCGACCTGCCGGTCTCCTGGCAGTACATGACGCTGCCGGAGGCCAAGGAGTGGGGCGCGATCGCGCTGTTCGGCGAGACCTACGACGACACCAAGGTGCGGGTCGTCGAGATCGGCGGCCCGTGGTCGCGCGAGCTCTGCGGCGGCACCCACGTCGACCACTCCTCCCAGATCGGCACGATCGTGGTGACCGGGGAGGCCTCGGTCGGCTCCGGCAACCGGCGCATCGAGGCGTTCACCGGCGTCGAGGGCTTCGCCTACCTGGCCCGCGAGCGCGACGTCGTCGACCAGCTGACCAGCCTGCTCAAGACCCGCCCCGACGACCTCGTCGGCCGGGTCGGCGACCTCGTCGAGCGGCTGCGCGCCGCGGAGAAGGAGGTCGAGCGGGCCCGGCTCGGCCAGCTCCTCGCCGGTGGTGCGCAGCTCGCGGCCGGCGCGGCGGTGATCGGCGGCGTGCACGTGGTCGCCCACCGGGTCGACGGCGCCAGCGGCGGCGACGTCCGCACGCTCGCGATGGACGTCCGCGGCCGGCTCCCCGACGGGGCGCCGGGTGTGGTGGTGGTCATCGGCGCCGCCGACGGCAAGGTCTCGGTCGTCGCGGCGACCACCGAGGCGGCCCGCGACCTCGGGCTCAGCGCGAACGACCTGGTGCGCGCGGTCGGCCCGCTCGTCGGCGGCAAGGGCGGCGGCAAGGCCGACGTCGCGCAGGGCGGCGGCACCGACGCCTCCCGGATCGACGAGGCGCTGGCGCTCGTGCACACCGAGGTCGCCCGCGCGACCGGGGGGTCCTGA
- the mltG gene encoding endolytic transglycosylase MltG encodes MSDQHDSTQTSGREHDDSGILPRTIDEPAGDGGATYVPGGARRARKRRGRSLSGCLAVLVAFGIVAGLLYVGVTAGLDRLRDQFGDPEDYPGPGRGNVSFEVAQGDSVAQMGRNLKEAGVVASVDAFTDAASANPGASSIQVGFYPLKKEMPAADVVDVLVDPSNIVTQTVTVPEGLRVVDIVDVLAKGTDFPAAAFEKALDNPAKIGLPEYAEGNAEGYLFPATYAFAPTAKPVDMLRQMVARWQQAAEDADLEGAAAALDLTPHELMTVASLVEAEGRGDDMPKIARAIYNRLSPDNTETNGLLQIDATVNYALGRNLGVAISEEDLQVDSPYNTRLYPGLPPGPIEAPGDAAIRAAAKPADGPWLYWITVNLKTGETKFAETLDEFNRYKAEYLEYCETSDAC; translated from the coding sequence ATGAGCGACCAGCACGACTCCACGCAGACCAGTGGGCGCGAGCACGACGACTCCGGGATCCTGCCGCGCACGATCGACGAGCCGGCCGGCGACGGCGGCGCGACGTACGTCCCGGGCGGCGCCCGCCGGGCCCGGAAGCGGCGGGGCCGCAGCCTCTCCGGCTGCCTGGCCGTGCTGGTGGCCTTCGGGATCGTCGCGGGGCTGCTGTACGTCGGCGTCACCGCCGGCCTGGACCGGCTGCGCGACCAGTTCGGCGACCCCGAGGACTACCCCGGGCCGGGACGCGGCAACGTCAGCTTCGAGGTCGCCCAGGGTGACAGCGTCGCCCAGATGGGCCGCAACCTGAAGGAGGCGGGCGTCGTCGCCTCGGTCGACGCATTCACCGACGCCGCCTCCGCGAACCCCGGCGCCAGCTCCATCCAGGTGGGCTTCTACCCCCTGAAGAAGGAGATGCCGGCCGCCGACGTCGTGGACGTGTTGGTCGACCCGAGCAACATCGTGACCCAGACGGTCACCGTGCCCGAGGGGCTGCGCGTGGTCGACATCGTCGACGTGCTCGCCAAGGGCACCGACTTCCCCGCCGCAGCGTTCGAGAAGGCGCTCGACAACCCGGCGAAGATCGGTCTCCCCGAGTACGCCGAGGGCAACGCCGAGGGCTACCTGTTCCCCGCGACGTACGCGTTCGCGCCCACCGCCAAGCCGGTCGACATGCTCCGGCAGATGGTGGCCCGCTGGCAGCAGGCCGCCGAGGACGCCGACCTCGAGGGCGCCGCCGCCGCGCTGGACCTCACCCCGCACGAGCTGATGACGGTCGCCAGCCTGGTCGAGGCCGAGGGCCGCGGCGACGACATGCCCAAGATCGCCCGGGCGATCTACAACCGGCTCAGCCCCGACAACACCGAGACCAACGGACTGCTGCAGATCGACGCCACGGTCAACTACGCGCTGGGCCGCAACCTGGGCGTGGCGATCAGCGAGGAGGACCTGCAGGTCGACTCGCCGTACAACACCCGGCTCTACCCGGGTCTCCCGCCGGGGCCGATCGAGGCGCCCGGCGACGCGGCGATCCGGGCGGCCGCCAAGCCCGCCGACGGGCCCTGGCTGTACTGGATCACGGTCAACCTGAAGACCGGCGAGACGAAGTTCGCCGAGACCCTCGACGAGTTCAACCGCTACAAGGCGGAGTACCTCGAGTACTGCGAGACCTCCGACGCCTGCTGA
- a CDS encoding prepilin peptidase, with the protein MSPEATVVLAAVLCAVGGALGPTLVARVPEPAPSPEPEPAGLPKVRYAEVAARPRLAVWTTLVSGLAGALVGHAVGWDAALVGLLPLVPVCVALAVVDLHTRLLPRVVVLPATGVLLVLAVLGAAVSGDPDPLVRAVVGMVAARSFFWVLWFVHSAGMGFGDVRLAALLGLALGHLGWAELVVGTYAGFLLFAVPGLLLAIARRDLGLLRASYPFGPAMIAGALLGVVAGPAVLDGLVGR; encoded by the coding sequence GTGAGCCCCGAGGCGACCGTCGTCCTGGCGGCAGTGCTCTGCGCGGTCGGGGGCGCCCTGGGGCCCACGCTCGTCGCGCGTGTCCCCGAGCCAGCGCCGTCGCCGGAGCCGGAGCCCGCGGGCCTGCCCAAGGTCCGGTACGCCGAGGTCGCCGCGCGTCCCCGGCTGGCGGTGTGGACGACCCTGGTCAGCGGCCTGGCCGGCGCGCTGGTCGGGCACGCCGTCGGCTGGGACGCCGCGCTCGTCGGGCTGCTGCCGCTGGTGCCGGTCTGCGTCGCGCTGGCGGTGGTCGACCTGCACACCCGGCTGCTGCCCCGGGTCGTGGTGCTGCCGGCCACCGGCGTGCTGCTGGTCCTGGCCGTCCTCGGAGCCGCCGTCAGCGGCGACCCCGACCCCCTGGTCCGCGCGGTGGTCGGCATGGTCGCGGCCCGCTCGTTCTTCTGGGTGCTGTGGTTCGTGCACTCCGCCGGCATGGGGTTCGGCGACGTCCGGCTCGCGGCGCTGCTGGGGCTGGCGCTGGGCCACCTCGGCTGGGCCGAGCTCGTCGTCGGCACGTACGCCGGGTTCCTGCTGTTCGCCGTGCCCGGCTTGCTGCTGGCGATCGCCCGGCGCGACCTCGGGCTGCTGCGCGCGTCGTACCCCTTCGGGCCCGCGATGATCGCCGGCGCCCTGCTCGGGGTGGTCGCCGGGCCGGCGGTCCTGGACGGTCTCGTCGGGCGGTGA
- a CDS encoding shikimate kinase translates to MSPRVVLVGPMGAGKTTVAGLLAEAWGVPVRDTDEDVVAAEGRSVSDIFVDDGEDRFRELEKAAVATALAEHDGVLALGGGAILDADTRALLAGHRVVYLRVGLSDAVKRVGLGVGRPLLLGNVRARIKSLLDERAGLYEEVATHVVDTDGRPAEEVAQEVREVLG, encoded by the coding sequence ATGAGTCCCCGCGTCGTCCTGGTCGGCCCGATGGGCGCCGGCAAGACCACCGTCGCGGGCCTGCTCGCCGAGGCCTGGGGCGTCCCCGTGCGCGACACCGACGAGGACGTCGTCGCGGCGGAGGGCCGGTCGGTCAGCGACATCTTCGTCGACGACGGCGAGGACCGCTTCCGCGAGCTGGAGAAGGCCGCCGTCGCGACCGCGCTCGCCGAGCACGACGGGGTGCTCGCCCTCGGCGGCGGCGCGATCCTGGACGCCGACACCCGCGCGCTGCTCGCCGGCCACCGGGTGGTCTACCTCCGGGTCGGGCTCAGCGACGCCGTGAAGCGGGTCGGCCTCGGCGTCGGCCGGCCGCTGCTGCTGGGCAACGTGCGCGCCCGCATCAAGTCGCTCCTCGACGAGCGCGCCGGCCTCTACGAGGAGGTCGCGACGCACGTCGTCGACACCGACGGCCGCCCGGCCGAGGAGGTCGCACAGGAGGTCCGGGAGGTGCTGGGATGA
- the ruvX gene encoding Holliday junction resolvase RuvX translates to MRHGTRLGIDPGDARIGVARSDPTGFLATPVETVRRGRGDLARIAALVAEHEVVEVVVGLPRSLSGREGPAAVKTREFAGRLVRAVAPVPVRLVDERLTTVSAEAMLRDRGRKGTSRRAVVDQAAAVLILQHALDTERATGTAPGEIVEETA, encoded by the coding sequence GTGCGGCACGGCACACGACTCGGCATCGACCCGGGGGACGCCCGGATCGGGGTGGCGCGCAGCGACCCCACGGGGTTCCTCGCGACGCCGGTCGAGACCGTGCGCCGTGGGCGCGGCGACCTCGCGCGGATCGCCGCGCTGGTCGCCGAGCACGAGGTCGTGGAGGTGGTCGTCGGGCTGCCGCGGTCGCTCTCGGGCCGGGAGGGACCGGCGGCGGTGAAGACCCGGGAGTTCGCCGGCCGGCTGGTCCGCGCCGTCGCGCCGGTGCCGGTCCGGCTGGTCGACGAGCGTCTGACCACGGTGTCGGCGGAGGCTATGCTGCGCGACCGTGGCCGCAAGGGAACCTCGCGGCGCGCCGTGGTCGACCAGGCCGCGGCGGTGCTGATCCTGCAGCACGCACTGGACACCGAACGGGCGACGGGGACCGCGCCGGGCGAGATCGTCGAGGAGACGGCATGA
- a CDS encoding ABC transporter ATP-binding protein, whose protein sequence is MFQQEAEQGHTAARLDPTAKPVLQVEDLRMYFPVRSAGLVRRTVGHVQAVDGISFQVPEGGSLGLVGESGCGKSTTGRLITRLYKPTGGSMHFEGQDIAQMSKRELKPVRRNVQMIFQDPYTSLNPRHTVGSIVGAPLSVHNVVPKDKIISRVQELFEVVGLNPEHYNRYPNEFSGGQRQRIGIARALTLNPKLLVADEPVSALDVSIQAQVINLLQDVQKEFGIAFLFIAHDLAVVRHFCPEVAVMYLGKIVEIGDRETLYNRPHHPYTQALLSAVPDVKQAAIGGRRDRIRLQGDVPSPVNPPSGCRFRTRCHLAQDICAKVEPPLLQIGPRHKVACHFASELGKAPKTPVTAGLLGVDDRGNPSGAASTSPTTDLTQGSGYADTWFDVNTRTVAGTGR, encoded by the coding sequence CTGTTCCAGCAGGAGGCCGAGCAGGGCCACACCGCCGCGAGGCTCGACCCCACCGCGAAGCCGGTGCTGCAGGTCGAGGACCTGCGGATGTACTTCCCGGTGCGGTCCGCCGGTCTGGTGCGCCGGACCGTGGGCCACGTGCAGGCCGTCGACGGGATCTCCTTCCAGGTGCCCGAGGGCGGGTCCCTGGGCCTGGTCGGCGAGTCCGGCTGCGGCAAGTCGACGACCGGCAGGCTGATCACCCGGCTGTACAAGCCGACCGGCGGCAGCATGCACTTCGAGGGCCAGGACATCGCGCAGATGTCCAAGCGCGAGCTCAAGCCGGTGCGCCGCAACGTGCAGATGATCTTCCAGGACCCCTACACCTCGCTGAACCCGCGGCACACCGTCGGCTCGATCGTCGGGGCGCCGCTCTCGGTGCACAACGTGGTGCCGAAGGACAAGATCATCTCGCGGGTCCAGGAGCTGTTCGAGGTCGTCGGCCTCAACCCCGAGCACTACAACCGCTACCCGAACGAGTTCTCCGGCGGCCAGCGCCAGCGGATCGGCATCGCCCGGGCGCTCACGCTGAACCCGAAGCTGCTCGTCGCCGACGAGCCCGTCTCGGCGCTGGACGTCTCGATCCAGGCGCAGGTGATCAACCTGCTCCAGGACGTCCAGAAGGAGTTCGGGATTGCGTTCCTCTTCATCGCCCACGACCTGGCGGTGGTCCGGCACTTCTGCCCCGAGGTCGCGGTGATGTACCTCGGGAAGATCGTCGAGATCGGTGATCGGGAGACCCTCTACAACCGTCCCCACCACCCCTACACCCAGGCGCTGCTCTCCGCGGTGCCCGACGTGAAGCAGGCGGCCATCGGCGGCCGGCGCGACCGGATCCGCCTGCAGGGCGACGTCCCGAGCCCGGTCAACCCGCCGTCCGGCTGCCGGTTCCGCACCCGCTGCCACCTCGCCCAGGACATCTGCGCCAAGGTCGAGCCGCCGCTGCTGCAGATCGGCCCCCGCCACAAGGTCGCCTGCCACTTCGCGAGCGAGCTGGGCAAGGCGCCGAAGACCCCGGTGACCGCCGGGCTGCTGGGGGTCGACGACCGGGGCAACCCGAGCGGTGCGGCGTCCACCTCGCCGACCACCGACCTGACCCAGGGGTCCGGGTACGCCGACACCTGGTTCGACGTGAACACCCGCACCGTCGCCGGCACCGGCCGCTGA
- a CDS encoding replication-associated recombination protein A, which translates to MDGLFDVPRPGGGGGGGSLAANTHASAPLAVRMRPRTLDELVGQEQLRAPGAPLRQLIENDQSMSLLLWGPPGTGKTTIASIVSQQTDRRFVEVSAVSAGVKEVRAAIDTARAELVATGRETVLFVDEVHRFSKAQQDALLPGVENRWVTLVAATTENPFFSVISPLLSRSLLLRLESLTDDDVRAVVRQALTDERGLADRFTIDDDALDHLVRLAGGDARRSLTYLEAAAGAATSTGSTTIDLATAETAVDQAAVRYDRQGDQHYDVTSAFIKSVRGSDADAALHYLARMMVAGEDPRFIARRLMIIASEDIGLADPTALTTAVAAAQTVQLIGMPEAQLTLAHATIALAVAPKSNAVTTAIGAAMADVKAGKIGPVPAHLRDAHYSGAKKLGHGATYTYSHDAPYGIAEQQYAPDVVLDATYYQPTSLGAEAAVKERWERVRRLVRGRRATG; encoded by the coding sequence GTGGACGGACTCTTCGACGTGCCCCGCCCCGGCGGGGGCGGGGGCGGCGGCTCCCTGGCGGCCAACACGCACGCCTCGGCACCGCTGGCGGTGCGGATGCGTCCGCGCACGCTCGACGAGCTGGTCGGCCAGGAGCAGCTGCGCGCGCCCGGGGCGCCGCTGCGCCAGCTGATCGAGAACGACCAGTCGATGTCGCTGCTGCTCTGGGGCCCGCCCGGCACCGGCAAGACCACCATCGCCTCGATCGTCAGCCAGCAGACCGACCGTCGGTTCGTGGAGGTCTCAGCGGTCTCGGCGGGCGTCAAGGAGGTACGCGCGGCGATCGACACGGCCCGCGCCGAGCTGGTGGCGACCGGTCGCGAGACCGTGCTGTTCGTCGACGAGGTGCACCGGTTCAGCAAGGCGCAGCAGGACGCGCTGCTGCCCGGCGTCGAGAACCGTTGGGTCACGCTCGTCGCGGCCACCACCGAGAACCCCTTCTTCTCGGTGATCTCCCCGCTGCTGTCCCGCAGCCTGCTGCTGCGGCTGGAGTCGCTGACCGACGACGACGTGCGCGCCGTGGTGCGGCAGGCGCTCACCGACGAGCGCGGCCTCGCCGACCGCTTCACGATCGACGACGACGCGCTGGACCACCTGGTCCGGCTGGCCGGCGGCGACGCTCGCCGTTCGCTGACCTACCTGGAGGCCGCGGCCGGTGCCGCGACGTCCACGGGCTCGACGACGATCGACCTGGCCACGGCCGAGACCGCCGTCGACCAGGCGGCGGTGCGCTACGACCGCCAGGGCGACCAGCACTACGACGTCACCAGCGCGTTCATCAAGTCGGTCCGCGGGTCAGACGCGGACGCCGCGCTGCACTACCTGGCCCGGATGATGGTGGCGGGGGAGGACCCGCGCTTCATCGCCCGCCGGCTGATGATCATCGCCAGCGAGGACATCGGGCTCGCCGACCCCACCGCCCTGACCACCGCGGTCGCGGCCGCGCAGACCGTGCAGCTGATCGGGATGCCGGAGGCCCAGCTGACCCTGGCGCACGCCACGATCGCGCTGGCGGTGGCCCCGAAGTCCAACGCCGTGACCACGGCGATCGGCGCCGCGATGGCCGACGTCAAGGCGGGCAAGATCGGGCCGGTGCCGGCGCACCTGCGCGACGCGCACTACTCCGGCGCCAAGAAGCTCGGCCACGGCGCGACGTACACCTACAGCCACGACGCGCCGTACGGCATCGCCGAGCAGCAGTACGCCCCCGACGTCGTCCTCGACGCGACGTACTACCAGCCGACCTCGCTCGGCGCGGAGGCCGCGGTCAAGGAGCGCTGGGAGCGGGTCCGGAGGCTGGTCCGGGGCCGCCGGGCCACGGGATAG
- a CDS encoding DUF6167 family protein: MRRGLWFVAGAGAGVYAMVRGRRAAEALTVDGLQDRWGAVTAGARMFRDEVAQGKAEAETDLRARLGLVPHGRPELVAPSSTTTPGTIPEISSTDEEGTT; encoded by the coding sequence ATGAGGCGCGGCCTCTGGTTCGTCGCCGGGGCCGGGGCGGGGGTCTACGCGATGGTGCGTGGCCGCCGTGCCGCCGAGGCGCTGACCGTCGACGGCCTCCAGGACCGCTGGGGCGCCGTCACCGCCGGCGCGCGGATGTTCCGCGACGAGGTCGCCCAGGGCAAGGCCGAGGCCGAGACCGACCTGCGCGCCCGGCTCGGCCTGGTGCCCCACGGCCGGCCCGAGCTCGTGGCACCCAGCAGCACCACCACTCCGGGAACGATCCCCGAGATCAGCAGCACCGACGAGGAAGGCACCACCTGA